The following are from one region of the Hydrogenimonas sp. SS33 genome:
- the rplU gene encoding 50S ribosomal protein L21, with protein MTAIIKHGGKQYKVQEGDILCLDHMGLEPKAKVEIKEVLAVENDGDLKVGTPYVDGAVVEAEVINEGRERKIIIFKKRRRKDSKLKRGFRRDFTRVRITKIA; from the coding sequence ATGACAGCAATCATCAAGCATGGCGGAAAGCAGTACAAGGTCCAGGAAGGCGATATCCTCTGCCTCGACCATATGGGCCTGGAGCCGAAAGCCAAAGTGGAGATCAAAGAGGTTTTGGCTGTCGAGAACGACGGAGACCTGAAAGTGGGTACTCCCTACGTCGACGGCGCTGTTGTCGAAGCGGAAGTCATCAACGAAGGTCGCGAGCGCAAGATCATCATCTTCAAAAAGCGGCGTCGTAAAGACAGCAAACTCAAGCGCGGCTTCCGCCGAGATTTCACTCGCGTTCGCATTACCAAGATCGCGTAA
- the rpmA gene encoding 50S ribosomal protein L27, which translates to MAHKKGQGSTQNNRDSAGRRLGVKKIGGEKVVAGNIIYRQRGTKIHPGNNVGMGKDHTLFALIDGVVRYERKDKHRKKVSVYPA; encoded by the coding sequence ATGGCTCATAAGAAAGGTCAAGGTTCAACCCAGAATAACCGTGATTCCGCGGGTCGCCGGTTAGGCGTCAAAAAGATCGGCGGCGAGAAGGTCGTAGCCGGGAACATCATCTACCGCCAGCGCGGTACGAAAATCCATCCCGGCAACAATGTCGGCATGGGCAAAGACCATACGCTCTTCGCACTCATCGACGGCGTAGTCCGCTACGAGCGCAAAGACAAGCATCGCAAAAAAGTTTCCGTCTACCCCGCCTGA
- a CDS encoding ferritin-like domain-containing protein translates to MAMRGTSIIKGIDIQEVIRLLNRAYADEWLAYYQYYIESKVIKGIMKDAAIAELDQHAADELRHAGMVADRIVQLGGTPILHPKEWFEQSNCGYDAPRNFDVLKILEDAIKGEQCAIGVYSQLAEITREKDIVTYDIVSQILADEVEHEEDLVSLHEDISEFIEQVKGAAQ, encoded by the coding sequence ATGGCAATGAGAGGAACGTCCATTATCAAAGGAATCGACATCCAGGAGGTGATCCGGCTGCTCAACAGGGCCTATGCCGACGAGTGGCTGGCCTATTACCAGTATTACATAGAAAGCAAGGTGATCAAAGGGATCATGAAAGATGCGGCCATTGCCGAGCTCGATCAGCATGCGGCGGACGAACTGCGGCATGCGGGCATGGTGGCCGACCGCATCGTCCAGCTGGGCGGCACACCGATTCTCCATCCCAAAGAGTGGTTCGAACAGAGCAATTGCGGTTACGATGCGCCCCGGAATTTCGATGTGCTCAAAATTCTGGAAGACGCCATCAAGGGAGAGCAGTGCGCCATCGGCGTCTACAGCCAGCTGGCGGAGATAACGCGGGAGAAGGATATCGTCACCTACGATATCGTCAGCCAGATTCTCGCCGACGAGGTGGAGCATGAAGAGGATCTGGTCTCCCTGCATGAAGATATTTCGGAATTTATCGAACAGGTCAAGGGGGCGGCGCAATGA
- the groES gene encoding co-chaperone GroES, translating to MSFQPLANRVLVERVDEPQKTASGIIIPDNAKEKPQEATVLAIGPEVEEEGHIKVGDKVVFGKYSGTEITIDGKELLILNSDDILGILK from the coding sequence ATGAGTTTCCAACCACTTGCCAACCGAGTTTTGGTAGAACGTGTAGACGAACCCCAAAAAACCGCTTCAGGGATCATCATTCCCGATAACGCGAAAGAGAAACCCCAGGAGGCGACCGTCCTCGCAATCGGCCCCGAGGTCGAAGAGGAAGGCCACATCAAAGTGGGTGACAAGGTCGTTTTCGGAAAATACAGCGGAACGGAAATCACCATTGACGGAAAAGAGTTGCTGATTCTTAACAGTGACGACATTCTTGGAATTTTGAAATAA
- a CDS encoding ferritin family protein — MRQYETYKCEVCGNEVEVQHVGGGTLVCCGQEMVCTTENLTAVNLMKAFAGESMARNKYEFFAEMAQEEGWHRIAEHFKEAAMNEKYHAKAEFRAYNQLMHGIEIYETLKNLDIAMAGEHYEHTEMYPNFAKIAEEEGYKDIARLLKAIAKVEVEHEREYAELKKCLEEEGFFESGEEEFWVCEVCGHVHRGKKAPKACPLCKAPREYFKREHLC, encoded by the coding sequence ATGAGGCAGTATGAAACCTACAAATGTGAAGTTTGCGGCAACGAGGTGGAGGTGCAGCATGTCGGCGGCGGTACGCTTGTCTGTTGCGGGCAGGAGATGGTCTGTACCACCGAGAACCTGACGGCGGTGAACCTGATGAAAGCCTTCGCCGGCGAATCGATGGCGCGCAACAAATACGAATTTTTCGCCGAAATGGCGCAGGAAGAGGGATGGCACCGCATTGCCGAACACTTCAAAGAGGCGGCGATGAACGAAAAGTACCATGCCAAGGCCGAATTCAGGGCCTACAACCAGTTGATGCATGGCATAGAGATATACGAGACGCTCAAAAACCTCGACATCGCCATGGCCGGAGAGCACTACGAACATACCGAAATGTACCCCAATTTCGCCAAAATCGCCGAAGAGGAGGGGTATAAGGATATCGCCAGACTGCTCAAGGCGATCGCAAAAGTCGAAGTGGAACACGAACGCGAGTATGCCGAACTCAAGAAGTGCCTCGAAGAAGAGGGTTTCTTCGAAAGCGGCGAGGAGGAGTTCTGGGTATGCGAGGTGTGCGGCCACGTTCACCGCGGTAAAAAAGCGCCAAAGGCGTGCCCTCTGTGCAAAGCGCCCAGAGAGTATTTCAAACGCGAACATCTGTGCTGA
- a CDS encoding Fur family transcriptional regulator: MKGTAELLKEHRLKVTPQRLKIVKMIDEHGHINIEDLYSEMLEEFPNVSLATIYKNINQMIENGLVQEVKLPQSKSVYEIIKEPHLHMVCDKCHKVEDIIIGTEKIIEEAEKLSGYKIDESFITLRGVCPECQKKAE; this comes from the coding sequence ATGAAAGGAACTGCGGAACTGCTCAAAGAGCATCGGCTAAAAGTGACGCCGCAACGGTTGAAAATCGTCAAAATGATCGACGAGCACGGCCATATCAATATCGAAGACCTCTACAGCGAAATGCTGGAGGAGTTTCCCAACGTCTCACTGGCAACGATCTACAAAAACATCAACCAGATGATCGAAAACGGCCTGGTCCAGGAAGTGAAGCTTCCCCAGAGCAAATCGGTTTACGAAATCATCAAAGAGCCGCATCTTCACATGGTCTGTGACAAATGCCACAAAGTGGAAGATATCATCATAGGGACGGAGAAGATCATCGAAGAAGCTGAAAAACTGAGCGGCTACAAAATCGACGAGAGCTTCATTACCCTGCGGGGGGTCTGTCCCGAATGCCAAAAAAAGGCGGAGTGA
- a CDS encoding nucleotidyltransferase family protein has translation MDRRKEILQLCAFLSLDEKSKEFIINELKNENVDWMKLLAVSNEHLLTPALYAKIEANGLTKLLADEELQGFLEAVYRNNRKRNLGIVEQIGDIDSILGRKEIFPLVLKGGAVLLEELYPDIGMRVMNDLDIMIGEPRFDEARRLLKEEGYIEFGREMGRWHHHSPRIRKEGFPAAVEPHFRIIYDREIEYIPYDETTSVSTSRNGFTHTRVLKPTWLLYHAFLHSAVVDRNHRRWKLALRYLYDFVVIADTCREKIDWEKIEKLSIRYGHERELRDYLYLGKRLFGLKTPLKCNNLRGALHLKKCLWESTLTPHTTLHKFYAAYTDFSDIYGYEKLKEFYGLQSKAQYPAALVRYFLYHGKKHLIEENRKS, from the coding sequence ATGGATAGAAGAAAAGAGATTCTTCAACTCTGTGCTTTCCTCTCTTTGGATGAGAAATCCAAAGAATTCATCATCAATGAGTTGAAAAACGAAAATGTCGATTGGATGAAGCTTCTTGCAGTCTCCAATGAACATTTGCTGACACCGGCTCTGTATGCGAAAATAGAGGCAAACGGTTTGACAAAGCTGCTTGCCGACGAAGAACTTCAGGGATTTTTGGAAGCGGTTTATCGAAACAACCGAAAACGTAACCTTGGGATAGTGGAGCAAATAGGCGATATCGATTCGATTCTGGGCCGAAAAGAGATTTTTCCTCTGGTTCTCAAGGGGGGCGCGGTTTTGCTTGAGGAGCTTTATCCGGACATCGGTATGCGTGTTATGAATGACCTCGATATCATGATCGGGGAACCAAGATTTGATGAAGCACGTAGGTTGCTGAAAGAGGAAGGATACATTGAGTTCGGCAGAGAGATGGGACGATGGCATCATCATTCCCCGCGTATACGGAAAGAGGGGTTCCCCGCTGCCGTAGAACCTCATTTCCGAATCATTTATGATCGTGAAATTGAGTATATTCCCTACGATGAAACCACCTCTGTTTCCACTTCCCGTAACGGTTTTACCCATACCAGAGTACTCAAACCGACGTGGCTTCTTTATCATGCTTTTCTGCATTCAGCTGTAGTGGACCGGAACCATCGTCGCTGGAAACTTGCACTTCGATATCTTTATGATTTTGTTGTCATTGCAGATACCTGCAGGGAAAAAATAGATTGGGAAAAAATTGAGAAGTTGTCGATCCGGTACGGCCATGAAAGGGAGCTACGGGACTACCTTTATCTCGGAAAGCGCCTGTTTGGCTTGAAAACCCCTTTGAAGTGCAATAATCTGCGTGGTGCGCTGCATTTGAAAAAATGTCTTTGGGAATCAACTTTGACTCCGCATACGACTCTGCATAAATTCTACGCGGCCTATACCGATTTTTCCGATATTTACGGTTACGAGAAGCTGAAAGAGTTTTACGGCCTTCAATCGAAAGCACAATACCCTGCGGCACTGGTGCGCTATTTTTTATACCATGGAAAAAAGCACCTGATAGAAGAAAATCGAAAGAGTTGA
- the groL gene encoding chaperonin GroEL (60 kDa chaperone family; promotes refolding of misfolded polypeptides especially under stressful conditions; forms two stacked rings of heptamers to form a barrel-shaped 14mer; ends can be capped by GroES; misfolded proteins enter the barrel where they are refolded when GroES binds) has translation MAAKEIHFSDSARNELFEGVKKLADAVKVTMGPRGRNVLIQKSFGAPSITKDGVSVAREIELKETVENMGAQLVKEVASKTADEAGDGTTTATVLAYSIFKEGLRNITAGANPIEVKRGMDKAAEAIIEELKKISKEVKDKKEIAQVATISANSDSKIGDLIAEAMEKVGKDGVITVEEAKGIVDELEVVEGMQFDRGYLSPYFITDADKMEAVLENPYILLTDKKITNLKDILPVLEGIQQSGRPLLIVAEDVEGEALATLVVNKLRGILNIAAVKAPGFGDRRKAMLQDIAVLTGGTVISEEVGRTLESATVADLGQAGRVVIDKDNTTIVDGKGDKAAVEARIKEIKVQIDNTTSDYDREKLQERLAKLSGGVAVIKVGAATETEMKEKKDRVDDALSATKAAVEEGIVIGGGAALIRAASKVNLDLCGDEAIGAEIILRAVKAPLKQIAENAGFDAGVVANSVENAENENIGFNAATGEYVDMLEAGIIDPVKVERVALQNATSVASLLLTTEATVSEVKEEKPAAPMPDMGGMGGMGGMM, from the coding sequence ATGGCAGCTAAAGAGATTCATTTTTCCGACAGCGCACGCAACGAACTGTTCGAAGGCGTGAAGAAACTGGCCGATGCGGTCAAGGTGACGATGGGACCGCGCGGACGCAACGTCCTCATCCAAAAGAGTTTCGGTGCGCCCAGCATTACCAAAGACGGCGTGAGCGTCGCACGTGAGATCGAACTGAAAGAGACCGTCGAGAACATGGGTGCCCAGCTGGTTAAAGAGGTAGCCAGCAAAACCGCCGACGAAGCGGGTGACGGTACCACGACGGCGACCGTTCTGGCCTACAGCATCTTCAAAGAGGGCCTGCGCAATATCACCGCGGGCGCCAACCCGATCGAAGTGAAGCGCGGTATGGACAAAGCCGCCGAAGCGATTATCGAAGAGCTCAAGAAGATCTCCAAGGAGGTCAAAGACAAGAAAGAGATCGCCCAGGTCGCGACCATCTCCGCCAACAGCGACAGCAAGATCGGCGACCTGATTGCCGAAGCGATGGAGAAAGTCGGCAAAGACGGCGTTATTACCGTCGAAGAGGCCAAGGGTATCGTCGACGAACTCGAAGTGGTCGAGGGTATGCAGTTCGACCGCGGATACCTGAGCCCCTATTTCATCACCGATGCGGACAAGATGGAAGCGGTGCTCGAAAATCCGTACATCCTTCTGACCGACAAGAAGATCACCAACCTCAAAGATATTCTGCCGGTGCTCGAAGGCATCCAGCAAAGCGGCCGCCCGCTGCTCATCGTGGCAGAAGATGTCGAGGGCGAAGCGCTGGCGACGCTGGTCGTCAACAAGCTGCGCGGCATCCTCAACATTGCCGCCGTCAAAGCCCCCGGCTTCGGCGACCGCCGAAAAGCGATGCTGCAGGATATCGCGGTTCTTACCGGCGGTACCGTCATCAGCGAAGAGGTGGGACGCACGCTTGAAAGCGCCACCGTCGCCGACCTCGGCCAGGCCGGACGTGTCGTTATCGACAAAGATAACACCACCATCGTCGACGGCAAAGGCGACAAAGCGGCTGTCGAGGCGCGCATCAAAGAGATCAAGGTCCAGATCGACAACACCACAAGCGACTACGACCGCGAAAAGCTGCAGGAGCGCCTGGCGAAACTGAGCGGCGGTGTCGCCGTCATCAAAGTGGGTGCCGCGACCGAAACCGAGATGAAAGAGAAGAAAGACCGCGTCGACGACGCACTCTCCGCAACCAAAGCGGCTGTGGAAGAGGGTATCGTCATCGGCGGCGGTGCGGCTCTGATCCGCGCCGCGAGCAAAGTCAACCTCGACCTGTGCGGTGACGAGGCGATCGGAGCGGAGATCATCCTTCGCGCCGTGAAGGCTCCGCTGAAGCAGATCGCCGAGAACGCGGGATTCGATGCCGGCGTCGTCGCCAACAGCGTCGAAAACGCGGAGAACGAGAACATCGGATTCAACGCCGCGACCGGCGAATATGTCGATATGCTCGAAGCGGGTATCATCGACCCGGTCAAAGTCGAGCGTGTCGCGCTGCAGAACGCCACATCCGTCGCCAGCCTCCTGCTGACGACCGAGGCGACGGTCAGCGAAGTGAAAGAGGAGAAACCGGCAGCCCCGATGCCCGATATGGGTGGAATGGGAGGCATGGGCGGCATGATGTAA
- a CDS encoding cytochrome-c peroxidase codes for MKKITLAVSAVAVLGIGASAADALIAKAKQAGLKPIPEEKTALYKLIDNPKNPITDEKVELGKKLYFDPRLSKSGLISCNTCHNLATGGVDGVDAATGHMWRHNPHHLNSPTVYNAVFASRQFWDGRSPDLEDQAQGPMQAQPEMAATKQHVTDVVNSIPEYVKAFKRAYHNPKMKPTFKDVADVVGAFERTLVTPSRYDKYLEGCPKALSKEEKEGLKIFIDKGCVSCHNGVALGGTMQPFPVAGKYKYANVGDFKGDKNGLVKVPTLRNILETRPYFHNGAVWNIEEAIKIMGETQLGIKLTDGEVKKIKAFFGALTGKKPYVRYPALPASMEKTPKPDLN; via the coding sequence ATGAAGAAGATCACATTGGCCGTGAGCGCGGTTGCGGTTTTGGGTATCGGTGCCTCCGCCGCCGACGCGCTGATCGCGAAAGCGAAGCAGGCGGGCCTCAAGCCGATTCCGGAAGAGAAAACGGCGCTCTACAAACTGATCGACAATCCGAAAAACCCCATTACCGATGAAAAGGTGGAGCTGGGGAAAAAGCTCTATTTCGACCCCCGGTTGAGCAAAAGCGGGCTGATCAGCTGTAACACCTGCCACAACCTGGCGACCGGCGGCGTGGATGGCGTGGATGCGGCGACAGGCCATATGTGGCGCCACAACCCGCACCACCTCAATTCGCCGACGGTCTACAACGCCGTCTTCGCCAGCCGCCAGTTCTGGGACGGCCGCAGCCCCGACCTGGAAGACCAGGCTCAGGGCCCGATGCAGGCTCAGCCGGAAATGGCCGCCACCAAACAGCATGTCACCGATGTGGTCAATTCGATTCCCGAATATGTCAAGGCTTTCAAACGGGCCTACCACAACCCGAAAATGAAGCCGACTTTCAAGGATGTGGCGGATGTCGTCGGGGCTTTCGAGCGCACACTCGTTACGCCGTCACGCTACGACAAATATCTTGAAGGGTGCCCGAAAGCCCTGAGCAAAGAGGAGAAAGAAGGTCTCAAAATCTTCATCGACAAAGGGTGCGTCTCCTGCCACAACGGCGTCGCGCTGGGCGGAACCATGCAGCCGTTCCCCGTCGCCGGCAAATACAAATATGCCAATGTCGGAGATTTCAAAGGTGACAAAAACGGCTTGGTCAAAGTGCCGACCCTGCGAAACATCCTCGAAACCCGCCCCTATTTCCACAACGGCGCGGTCTGGAACATCGAAGAGGCCATCAAAATCATGGGTGAAACCCAGCTCGGCATCAAGCTGACCGACGGCGAAGTGAAGAAGATCAAAGCCTTCTTCGGTGCCTTGACAGGCAAAAAACCCTACGTCCGCTACCCCGCACTTCCCGCAAGTATGGAAAAAACGCCCAAGCCCGACCTCAATTGA
- the proB gene encoding glutamate 5-kinase, whose translation MKRLVIKVGSAVLTERNRVARERMAALVELIARIKEKGTEVILVSSGAVAAGYTLCRLDKKELANRQALASIGQPKLISMYQKKFEKFGIIVSQILLTADDFDSRRRTHHAKCAVETLLAQNVVPIINENDVTATEELVFGDNDQLSAHVAYYFDADLLAILSDIDSYYDKDPHRFDDAKPQKVVHAVPPQALEAECTPNGTFATGGIVTKLKAADFLLKRGRSMFLASGFDLKDAYAFLIEERHEGGTLFQPLS comes from the coding sequence GTGAAACGGCTGGTCATCAAAGTCGGCAGCGCCGTTTTGACGGAGCGAAACAGGGTGGCCAGGGAGCGGATGGCGGCGCTGGTGGAGCTGATCGCCAGGATCAAGGAGAAGGGGACGGAGGTGATTTTGGTCAGCTCCGGCGCCGTCGCCGCCGGGTATACCCTCTGCCGCCTGGACAAGAAGGAGCTGGCGAACCGCCAGGCCCTCGCCTCCATCGGCCAGCCCAAGCTCATCTCTATGTACCAGAAGAAGTTCGAGAAATTCGGCATCATCGTCTCCCAGATCCTGCTGACGGCGGACGACTTCGACTCCCGCCGCCGTACCCACCACGCCAAGTGCGCCGTCGAGACCCTGCTGGCGCAGAATGTCGTACCCATCATCAACGAAAACGACGTGACCGCCACCGAAGAGCTGGTTTTCGGCGACAACGACCAGCTCTCCGCCCATGTCGCCTACTACTTCGACGCCGACCTGCTGGCGATCCTTTCCGACATCGACAGCTACTACGACAAAGACCCCCACCGCTTCGACGATGCCAAACCGCAGAAAGTGGTCCACGCCGTTCCACCCCAGGCGCTGGAAGCCGAATGCACCCCCAACGGCACCTTCGCCACGGGCGGCATCGTCACCAAACTCAAAGCCGCCGACTTTCTGTTGAAACGGGGCAGAAGCATGTTCCTCGCCAGCGGTTTCGACCTGAAAGACGCCTACGCTTTTCTCATAGAGGAGCGGCACGAAGGGGGAACCCTTTTCCAGCCCCTCTCCTGA
- a CDS encoding RidA family protein → MQSVHTDKAPQAIGPYVQAVKTGNLVFTSGQIALTPEGEMTEADVEKQTGQVMRNLKAVLEAAGSSLQKVVKTTIFLADMDDFAKVNAVYEKWFDGHKPARSTVAVKTLPKNALVEIECIALAE, encoded by the coding sequence ATGCAAAGCGTTCATACCGACAAAGCTCCCCAGGCCATCGGCCCCTATGTCCAGGCCGTGAAAACCGGCAACCTCGTCTTCACCTCCGGCCAGATCGCCCTCACCCCCGAAGGGGAGATGACGGAAGCCGACGTGGAAAAACAGACCGGTCAGGTGATGCGCAACCTCAAGGCGGTTCTGGAAGCGGCGGGCTCTTCGTTGCAGAAGGTGGTCAAAACGACGATCTTCCTGGCCGACATGGACGATTTCGCCAAGGTCAACGCCGTCTACGAAAAGTGGTTCGACGGCCACAAACCCGCCAGAAGCACCGTGGCGGTCAAGACATTGCCCAAAAACGCCCTGGTGGAGATCGAGTGTATTGCTCTGGCGGAGTGA
- a CDS encoding rhodanese-like domain-containing protein encodes MMKKIVMAALFAASAFAMEPLVSAPWLKAHLGEKDLVVVDVSSRKLYVKGHIPTAVQSGIGKWREAHGSYALVRSASEIEKEMRRLGISKESRVVVYSHHSNSKDMLKPTYVIWAMERYGFKRTALLDGGLPAWKRAAGTLSTKEPEAKNGNFTAREHHEIGVDMDGVKARIGEVRMIDARPAVFYFGARKQPVLKRAGHIAGATSYFWKYSFNDDGTMKPVSTMKAMLVEGLGLDPTREVVTYCTGGLETSMNYFVLHRMLGFSKARLYDASMKQWANRSDTAMRKFVWE; translated from the coding sequence ATGATGAAAAAAATCGTCATGGCGGCACTTTTTGCCGCATCGGCATTCGCGATGGAACCGCTGGTGAGCGCTCCGTGGCTCAAAGCGCACCTGGGAGAGAAGGACCTGGTCGTCGTCGACGTCTCTTCCCGCAAACTCTATGTGAAGGGGCATATTCCCACGGCGGTGCAAAGCGGTATCGGAAAGTGGCGCGAGGCGCACGGCAGTTACGCACTGGTGCGGAGTGCGTCGGAGATAGAAAAAGAGATGCGGCGTCTGGGGATATCGAAAGAGAGCCGGGTTGTGGTCTATTCGCACCACTCCAACAGCAAGGATATGCTCAAGCCCACCTACGTGATCTGGGCGATGGAGCGGTACGGCTTCAAGCGCACGGCGCTGCTCGACGGCGGGCTGCCGGCGTGGAAGAGGGCTGCGGGCACGCTCTCAACGAAAGAGCCGGAAGCGAAAAACGGAAACTTCACGGCACGGGAGCATCATGAGATTGGAGTGGACATGGATGGTGTGAAAGCTCGCATCGGCGAGGTCAGGATGATCGACGCCCGTCCCGCAGTCTTCTATTTCGGCGCCAGGAAGCAGCCGGTTCTCAAGCGTGCCGGGCATATCGCCGGGGCTACCAGCTACTTCTGGAAATACTCTTTCAACGACGACGGCACGATGAAGCCGGTTTCGACGATGAAGGCGATGCTGGTGGAAGGCTTGGGGCTCGACCCCACCCGGGAGGTGGTGACCTACTGCACCGGCGGGTTGGAGACGTCGATGAACTACTTCGTGCTCCATCGGATGCTCGGGTTTTCCAAGGCCCGGCTCTACGATGCGTCGATGAAGCAGTGGGCGAACCGGTCAGATACCGCAATGCGAAAATTCGTATGGGAATAG
- a CDS encoding AEC family transporter, which produces MVALLVSILGIYFFVALGAFAKWRFREELHDRTLILVSVYLLQPFLTFWGLTTRPLKMEVFTLSFWYLGIVMALFFLMVPFARRLFGDKKRRAIFLVASLCGNTGNLGIPLGIAIFGDMSVPYTTMINLANVFFVNILGVYIYSSGSFSPRQSVMNVVKMPILWSAVAALAVNAAGWRLPESVESVLRLGAYASIVMQLLLFGIYLSQVRVEHIEKRLVAAVGSVKFFLLPLAGWVVMRLFHFPPDATKILLLELMTPLAIANVNFAALFKCRPKEVAALVFVSSLFFLLYFLVLWPLISI; this is translated from the coding sequence ATGGTTGCGCTGCTCGTTTCGATTCTCGGCATCTACTTTTTCGTAGCCCTCGGGGCTTTCGCCAAATGGCGTTTCAGGGAGGAACTCCACGACCGTACCCTGATTCTGGTGTCGGTCTACCTGCTGCAACCCTTCCTGACCTTCTGGGGGCTCACGACCCGGCCTCTTAAAATGGAGGTTTTCACCCTCTCGTTCTGGTACCTGGGCATTGTCATGGCCCTCTTTTTCCTGATGGTTCCCTTTGCCCGCCGCCTCTTTGGGGACAAAAAAAGGCGCGCCATTTTTCTGGTGGCGTCTCTGTGCGGCAACACCGGCAACCTGGGCATCCCCCTGGGCATCGCCATTTTCGGGGACATGAGCGTCCCCTATACCACCATGATCAACCTGGCCAACGTCTTTTTTGTCAACATTCTGGGGGTCTACATCTACTCGTCGGGGAGCTTTTCGCCGCGCCAGTCGGTGATGAACGTAGTCAAGATGCCTATTCTCTGGAGCGCCGTCGCGGCCCTTGCGGTGAATGCGGCGGGGTGGCGGCTTCCCGAGAGCGTGGAGTCTGTCCTGCGGCTGGGTGCCTACGCCTCCATCGTCATGCAGCTGCTTCTCTTTGGCATATACCTCTCCCAGGTGCGGGTGGAGCATATAGAAAAAAGGCTCGTGGCGGCGGTGGGGAGCGTCAAGTTTTTCCTGCTTCCTCTGGCAGGGTGGGTCGTGATGCGGCTCTTCCACTTTCCGCCCGACGCGACGAAGATCCTTCTGCTCGAACTCATGACCCCGCTGGCCATCGCCAATGTCAACTTCGCCGCCCTCTTCAAGTGCCGCCCCAAAGAGGTGGCGGCGCTGGTCTTCGTCAGTTCCCTCTTTTTCCTCCTCTATTTTCTGGTGCTCTGGCCCCTCATTTCGATATAA
- the obgE gene encoding GTPase ObgE — translation MFVDRVELKLSSGKGGQGCSSFRREKFVAKGGPDGGDGGRGGDVWFVVDKNTDTLSHFKGKTHLKAKNGRPGMPRKCAGKTGESLYVKVPPGTQVIDKETGELLLDLTEDGQKVKFLEGGKGGLGNVHFKSATNQRPTYAQPGKPGEEREVRLELKLIADVGLVGFPNVGKSTLISTVSNAHPEVANYEFTTLTPKLGVVAIDEYRSFVMADIPGIIEGASDGRGLGIEFLRHIERTKTLLYMIDAANYRDVTEQFSALREEVKRYSRELSTRPFAIAVTRIDALEKEAVNEKIWALLKSLDLAPNEELRKYGVDESVISYGSAEKSNPHFVMPISAVARINVQPLVFALADVLEKRQ, via the coding sequence ATGTTCGTAGATAGAGTAGAACTGAAACTCAGTTCCGGCAAAGGCGGCCAGGGGTGCTCCTCTTTCCGTCGTGAGAAGTTCGTCGCCAAAGGCGGGCCGGACGGCGGCGACGGCGGACGGGGCGGCGACGTCTGGTTCGTGGTGGACAAGAATACCGACACGCTTTCGCATTTCAAGGGAAAAACCCATCTCAAAGCCAAGAACGGCCGTCCCGGCATGCCCAGAAAGTGCGCGGGCAAGACGGGGGAATCCCTCTATGTCAAAGTCCCCCCCGGGACCCAGGTGATCGACAAGGAGACGGGAGAACTGCTGCTGGACCTGACGGAGGACGGCCAGAAGGTGAAGTTCCTCGAGGGGGGCAAAGGGGGGCTGGGCAACGTCCACTTCAAGTCGGCCACCAACCAGCGCCCCACCTACGCCCAGCCCGGAAAGCCGGGTGAGGAGAGAGAGGTGCGGCTGGAGCTCAAACTCATCGCCGACGTGGGGCTGGTGGGCTTTCCCAACGTGGGCAAGTCGACCCTCATCTCCACCGTCTCCAACGCCCATCCCGAAGTGGCGAACTATGAGTTCACGACTCTCACCCCCAAACTTGGGGTCGTTGCCATCGACGAGTACCGCTCCTTCGTCATGGCGGACATTCCCGGCATTATCGAAGGGGCCAGCGACGGCCGGGGGCTGGGGATCGAATTTCTGCGGCACATCGAACGGACCAAGACGCTTCTGTACATGATAGATGCGGCCAATTACCGGGATGTGACGGAGCAGTTCTCTGCATTGCGAGAAGAGGTGAAGCGTTACAGCCGGGAGCTCTCCACACGCCCCTTCGCCATCGCCGTCACCCGAATCGACGCCCTGGAGAAGGAGGCGGTCAACGAAAAAATCTGGGCCCTTCTCAAATCTCTGGATCTGGCCCCCAACGAGGAGCTGCGAAAATACGGGGTCGATGAAAGTGTCATCTCCTACGGCAGCGCGGAAAAGAGCAACCCCCACTTCGTCATGCCCATCTCCGCCGTCGCGCGCATCAACGTGCAGCCTCTCGTCTTCGCTCTGGCCGACGTACTGGAGAAGCGGCAGTGA